From Magnolia sinica isolate HGM2019 chromosome 13, MsV1, whole genome shotgun sequence, one genomic window encodes:
- the LOC131222512 gene encoding L-type lectin-domain containing receptor kinase VIII.2-like isoform X2 has translation MAIHKSLPFAFLLFLLPFLSFQAISFATASPSSTLLEVEALMKWKASLSAAQALHSWSLPSANSTTNIISPCNWTGISCNILGSVTRISLPSVGLQELAYTMRVTEKCDVYSFGVVALEVMMGSHPGELISSLSSSSRQDTLLKDMLDQRLSDPMADVAQEVLFVVSMALACIRPDPDTRPTMRRVAQELSIRGPSISLQPFHAVTLRQLMDLKV, from the exons ATGGCCATACACAAATCTCTTCCCTttgcttttctcctctttttgctaccctttctttctttccaagcAATATCATTTGCAACAGCATCACCATCGTCCACACTCTTAGAAGTAGAGGCTCTCATGAAATGGAAAGCCAGCCTCTCAGCAGCACAAGCTCTCCATTCATGGTCTCTTCCTTCTGCTAATTCCACCACCAACATAATCTCTCCATGCAACTGGACTGGGATCTCATGCAACATCCTTGGAAGTGTAACAAGGATAAGCCTACCCAGTGTAGGTTTGCAAG AGCTTGCATATACAATGAGGGTGACTGAAAAATGCGACGTATATAGCTTTGGTGTTGTGGCACTTGAAGTGATGATGGGAAGTCATCCTGGGGAGCTCATCTCCTCTTTGTCATCATCAAGTAGACAAGATACACTGCTAAAAGATATGTTGGACCAACGTCTCTCAGATCCGATGGCTGATGTTGCACAGGAAGTCTTATTTGTGGTATCCATGGCTCTTGCATGCATTCGGCCAGATCCAGACACTCGGCCAACCATGCGACGTGTGGCTCAGGAGCTTTCTATTAGAGGGCCTTCTATCTCTCTACAGCCATTCCATGCAGTTACATTACGTCAACTGATGGATCTGAAGGTATAG
- the LOC131222512 gene encoding MDIS1-interacting receptor like kinase 2-like isoform X3 encodes MEIRHRNIVKLYGFCSHTQCSFLIYEYMERGSLASILSNNEGAAQLDWTSRVNVIKELEASVSDFGTARLLIPDSSNWTALVGTCGYIAPELAYTMRVTEKCDVYSFGVVALEVMMGSHPGELISSLSSSSRQDTLLKDMLDQRLSDPMADVAQEVLFVVSMALACIRPDPDTRPTMRRVAQELSIRGPSISLQPFHAVTLRQLMDLKV; translated from the exons ATGGAAATCCGTCATCGCAACATTGTGAAACTTTATGGCTTCTGTTCACATACACAATGCTCATTTCTAATTTACGAGTACATGGAAAGGGGAAGCTTGGCAAGCATCCTAAGCAACAATGAAGGAGCTGCACAGTTGGACTGGACTTCAAGGGTGAATGTTATTAAAG AACTTGAGGCTAGTGTTTCTGACTTTGGAACTGCACGGTTGCTGATACCTGATTCCTCAAATTGGACTGCACTCGTAGGCACTTGCGGATACATTGCTCCAG AGCTTGCATATACAATGAGGGTGACTGAAAAATGCGACGTATATAGCTTTGGTGTTGTGGCACTTGAAGTGATGATGGGAAGTCATCCTGGGGAGCTCATCTCCTCTTTGTCATCATCAAGTAGACAAGATACACTGCTAAAAGATATGTTGGACCAACGTCTCTCAGATCCGATGGCTGATGTTGCACAGGAAGTCTTATTTGTGGTATCCATGGCTCTTGCATGCATTCGGCCAGATCCAGACACTCGGCCAACCATGCGACGTGTGGCTCAGGAGCTTTCTATTAGAGGGCCTTCTATCTCTCTACAGCCATTCCATGCAGTTACATTACGTCAACTGATGGATCTGAAGGTATAG
- the LOC131222512 gene encoding MDIS1-interacting receptor like kinase 2-like isoform X1, with translation MEIRHRNIVKLYGFCSHTQCSFLIYEYMERGSLASILSNNEGAAQLDWTSRVNVIKGVANALSYMHHDCTLPIVHRDLSSNNVLLNLELEASVSDFGTARLLIPDSSNWTALVGTCGYIAPELAYTMRVTEKCDVYSFGVVALEVMMGSHPGELISSLSSSSRQDTLLKDMLDQRLSDPMADVAQEVLFVVSMALACIRPDPDTRPTMRRVAQELSIRGPSISLQPFHAVTLRQLMDLKV, from the exons ATGGAAATCCGTCATCGCAACATTGTGAAACTTTATGGCTTCTGTTCACATACACAATGCTCATTTCTAATTTACGAGTACATGGAAAGGGGAAGCTTGGCAAGCATCCTAAGCAACAATGAAGGAGCTGCACAGTTGGACTGGACTTCAAGGGTGAATGTTATTAAAGGTGTGGCTAATGCTTTATCTTACATGCATCATGATTGTACCCTGCCGATTGTCCATCGAGACCTATCAAGCAACAATGTTCTATTGAATTTAGAACTTGAGGCTAGTGTTTCTGACTTTGGAACTGCACGGTTGCTGATACCTGATTCCTCAAATTGGACTGCACTCGTAGGCACTTGCGGATACATTGCTCCAG AGCTTGCATATACAATGAGGGTGACTGAAAAATGCGACGTATATAGCTTTGGTGTTGTGGCACTTGAAGTGATGATGGGAAGTCATCCTGGGGAGCTCATCTCCTCTTTGTCATCATCAAGTAGACAAGATACACTGCTAAAAGATATGTTGGACCAACGTCTCTCAGATCCGATGGCTGATGTTGCACAGGAAGTCTTATTTGTGGTATCCATGGCTCTTGCATGCATTCGGCCAGATCCAGACACTCGGCCAACCATGCGACGTGTGGCTCAGGAGCTTTCTATTAGAGGGCCTTCTATCTCTCTACAGCCATTCCATGCAGTTACATTACGTCAACTGATGGATCTGAAGGTATAG